AGGGAAAGCTTAATAAACCTGAAGTGACTTGGGAAAATTTTTAACCTAACATATAATATCTTGACAGTTTTTTTTGTGTGTGCTAATGCAGGGAGCAACGTATGTGGGGAGTCTCGGGGCCGCCAGATGCTCCTGGATAGGACTCGGAGCCGAGATCCTAGAAGACGGACACAACCCTCCCAGGAGGGTTGGTCCTTAACCTGTGAGGGGGTGTTATGGCTCGAAAAGTTCTGCTGGCCGACGACAGCATTGCCGTGCAGAGGGCCGTTGAGGCAACCCTCGAGCCCAAGGACTTCGAAGTTCTCTCGGTCTCCAGGGGTGCGGAGGTTGTCTTGGAGGCCAAGAAGCTTCACCCTGACGTCATCTTGCTGGATGGAGATCTCTCGGATGTGGACGGCTACGAAGTTTGCCGCAGGGTGAAGGAAGATCCGGATCTCATGTCGGTCCCGGTCATCATCATGTCTTCAGGAGAGGATCCCGAGCGAGCCAGGGCTGCAGGTGCCGAAGCCCAGCTGGCCAAACCTTTCCAAGGCAACGAGCTCCTTGAGCAGGTTATGGCGGTTGTGGACATGACAATGGAGTCCACCTTCAAACTGGACACCTCTGAAATGCAGATCCTGGAAACCCAGGAGGAGGCCCCCCAAGAGGAATTTGATCTGGGAGAACTTGATCTGGATGATTCCATCTTGGAGCTGACCGAGGAGCTGGATGAGCCGGGCGGGGCCTTGGCCGCCACCTCTGAGGTAACCCTTGAGGGGTTGGATGAGTTGGATTTGGAAGCTGTTTCTGAACCCTCAGCAGCTCGGCGAAGCATAAAAACAGAAGAGTTGGAGGAAATATCTTTCGAGGAGGAGATAGACGAGCTGGATTTGGGCGAGTTGGAGCTGGAGGGAGCTGACGGCTTGGGCTCCCTGGAGGAGGATTTGGAATCGGACGCAGGTAAGGATGAGCTCTTGGCCACAGATGAGGTGGAGTTGGGGGTGGATCTGGACGAGGAGCTGGCCCTGGGAAAAACACAGGGGGAGTCCCTCTTAGGAACAGAAGAAGAGGCAGCAGGCTTGATCCTGGACACTCAAGAGAGCCTCAAGGAGGAGATGACTTCGGAGAGCATAATCGATACGGATGAGCTGGAGGCTCTCGATCTTGATGCGGGGGAGAAGCTGGCTTCCACAAAAGAGGATTTTCTGACCATCGAGGGACTTGAGGAGACCACTATCGAGTTTGAAGAGACGCAGGAGCTTGGACAGGCAGATCTGGAGGCTGTGCCTGAAGATAGAGGCCTAGAGGGGATGGCTCAAACTCTGGAGGCTGACTTGGGTCAATCTTTGGAGGAAACTTCTTTGGATTGGGAAGAAACAGAGATCTCTCTGGATCTGGCTGAGGAGAGTCTTGGGCAGGATGAAACCACAGTTGAATCTCCTGCCTTGAGGGCAGAAGCTACAGAGTTTACACTTCCCACAGTGGAGCAGCCCCAGGAGTCCAGGAAACCTCTGGAACAGACCCCCTACATGTTCCCAGAGCAACCCCCTCTGAAAGCAGGGGTGAGTCTGGAGCCATTGGAGGAGGTGCCATTGGAAGAGGAGTTGGGAATCCTGGCTGCTGTGAGTGAAGAAGCCGGGACTCAGCCCTTAGAGATATTGGAGCTCTCTGTGACACAGATCCCTCCCCTTGCCCAGGGGCTTCGGCTGGAACTAATAGAGGAAGATTTTGGATTGGTGGATCCTTTTTCAGAAGAGGGGATAAGACGGGAGCTGGCCAGGAATCTCCAAGACATGGTGGAAAGAATTCTTGCACAAATGGCCCCACCCATAGTGGAAAAGGTCGCCCGCGCCGTGGCTTTGGAGCAGGCCGAGAGGATCGTGTTGGAGGAGATCGAAAGAATAAAACAGGGTCCTGAAAGGGTGTAAGGGGGAAAAGTCCTACTAGAGTCATTGGGCCTTGGGTATTGGAAGGGGCTATTGGGGGATTGAGGTCCGATCCCCCTTTCATTTTTCCTTTATCAGGATTCTTCGCCAAGAAAGGAATCTTTGGGGACAAGGCATGGTCTTCCGAAGGCTGGGACTTGAGCTTCCTGAATCCCTGTTCCCAAGAAAAAATGAATGGATTAAGCTTAGCAGACAAGTTAGTCAGGCCCATGGGCAGGGTTAAGCAGGCCAAGTAGAATTTGCGGTTGCGCCCAAAGGTTTCCGGTAAATCCAGCCATTCTTGGGTCATGAGCAGAGCCGGACCGGAAGGGAAAAAATAGCTAGGATCTAAGCATAGATCCGTTCATGGAAAGATATATGGGCGGAAAATAAGGGCAAAGTAGTATGAATGAAGCCAAGGGCTGATTGAGCCTTATAGCAGGCATTGGAGTAGAGAGAATGGCCAATGAACTTCCCAAGACCTTCGACCCGCAGAAGATAGAGCAACAATGGTATCCCTACTGGGAGCAAGAGAAGCTTTTCAGGGCTGAACCCGAAAAAGGAGGCATTCCTTATTCCATAGTGATTCCGCCCCCCAATGTTACTGGATCCCTTCACATGGGTCATGCCCTCAACAACACTCTCCAGGACATCTGCGTTCGGTACAAGCGCATGGATGGATTCAATGTGTTGTGGATGCCGGGCACCGACCACGCCGGAATTGCCACCCAGAACGTAGTGGAAAAACAGCTGGCCCGTGAAGGGCTTACTCGCCATCAGTTAGGACGGGAAGAGTTCATAAAAAGAGTCTGGAAGTGGAAGGAGATATATGGAGGACAGATCATCCACCAGCTCAAACGCCTCGGGGCCTCCTGCGATTGGAGCAGGGAGCGCTTCACCATGGATGAAGGCCTCTCCAGGGCTGTCAGGGAAGTTTTTGTGCGGCTTTACAAAGAGGGACTCATCTACAAGGGGGATTACATAATCAACTGGTGCCCCAGATGTTCCACTGCCCTGTCCGATCTTGAGGTAGAGCATCAGGAGCATGGATCCAGTCTTTATTACATCAGGTATCCCCTCGTGAAAGAATCAGGATTTATAACTGTGGCCACAACCAGACCAGAGACCATGCTCGGGGATACAGCTGTGGCTGTGAATCCCCAAGACCCACGCTACAGAGCCTTGGTGGGACTCCACTGCGTGCTGCCTCTAGTGGGACGATCTATTCCCATAATCGCGGATCCTTAC
This portion of the bacterium genome encodes:
- a CDS encoding response regulator; this encodes MARKVLLADDSIAVQRAVEATLEPKDFEVLSVSRGAEVVLEAKKLHPDVILLDGDLSDVDGYEVCRRVKEDPDLMSVPVIIMSSGEDPERARAAGAEAQLAKPFQGNELLEQVMAVVDMTMESTFKLDTSEMQILETQEEAPQEEFDLGELDLDDSILELTEELDEPGGALAATSEVTLEGLDELDLEAVSEPSAARRSIKTEELEEISFEEEIDELDLGELELEGADGLGSLEEDLESDAGKDELLATDEVELGVDLDEELALGKTQGESLLGTEEEAAGLILDTQESLKEEMTSESIIDTDELEALDLDAGEKLASTKEDFLTIEGLEETTIEFEETQELGQADLEAVPEDRGLEGMAQTLEADLGQSLEETSLDWEETEISLDLAEESLGQDETTVESPALRAEATEFTLPTVEQPQESRKPLEQTPYMFPEQPPLKAGVSLEPLEEVPLEEELGILAAVSEEAGTQPLEILELSVTQIPPLAQGLRLELIEEDFGLVDPFSEEGIRRELARNLQDMVERILAQMAPPIVEKVARAVALEQAERIVLEEIERIKQGPERV